From one Mytilus galloprovincialis chromosome 13, xbMytGall1.hap1.1, whole genome shotgun sequence genomic stretch:
- the LOC143057362 gene encoding cyclic GMP-AMP synthase-like receptor 2 produces the protein MDTDDVKPGFTQLRLEYSRDQYILEFCEEHNGKHYCSSALWKGNILLHGGDKGKTIHGPCITDKTGDFDFAFSLHCETWISSAVNWITRSSRSWPSHNVTQSIINHGVLFVPIGVHGSPKEDLEWRVSFSVAEKLLINTFTHTQLMCYALLKIILKDVIANDDECKDLLCSYFLKTIIFWISEELPSSVWKPDNLIPCFMRCFSRLVYCVEHSVCLHYFIPENNMFENKIEGRARDVLLKKLNTLHSYGWQSILFSDQISNFDVAMWNFPIEPFTLYVNDVEKIVQSSNLYIANCSLESYSELDIFNTGLLQNIWCHHSSLKQIYAYYISQRCSILAQRLPFAGATINNKNQYKQYKSCLSTLLTNVYHDAVSGWLMVASFFYKTKQYRKALHIIRYSLSKCTSDKLFFGMTLSDNYYQLLKLLSFNNKSVVYLLKIMFVDCIRFNENSALTPDELVMEGCNNEYYIPSTAYAYFLSVLCHYHLNDVRHCQDSIQDLKIVIGERYLMSHVRITAEAYTLLGIALQLFGDKESARQAFLQSLEIYTDESNNSAAMRLL, from the coding sequence ATGGATACAGACGATGTAAAACCTGGTTTTACTCAATTAAGGCTAGAATATAGCAGAGATCAGTATATTTTGGAATTCTGTGAAGAACATAATGGTAAACATTATTGTTCGAGTGCATTATGGAAGGGAAATATATTATTGCATGGGGGTGATAAAGGCAAAACAATTCATGGACCATGTATAACTGACAAAACaggagattttgattttgccttttcttTACATTGTGAAACGTGGATATCTTCTGCTGTAAATTGGATAACAAGATCAAGTAGGTCATGGCCAAGTCATAACGTCACACAAAGTATTATAAATCACGGAGTGCTTTTTGTACCGATAGGAGTTCATGGATCACCAAAGGAGGATCTAGAATGGCGAGTATCTTTTTCTGTGGCTGAAAAACTTCTAATTAATACATTTACTCACACCCAATTAATGTGCTATGCtctcttaaaaataattttgaaagatgttATAGCAAATGACGATGAATGTAAAGATTTACTCTGTTCTTATTtccttaaaacaattattttctggatATCTGAAGAACTACCATCATCTGTATGGAAGCCTGATAATCTTATACCTTGTTTTATGCGATGTTTCAGCCGATTAGTATATTGTGTCGAGCATTCAGTTTGCTTGCATTACTTCATTCcagaaaacaacatgtttgaGAACAAAATAGAGGGACGTGCGCGtgatgtacttttaaaaaaattaaacacgtTACACAGCTATGGTtggcaaagcattttattttcagatcaaaTATCTAACTTTGATGTAGCGATGTGGAATTTTCCAATTGAACCATTTACATTGTATGTAAATGACGTTGAGAAAATAGTGCAATCCAGTAATTTGTATATTGCAAATTGTTCCTTAGAATCTTATTCTGAGTTAGATATATTCAACACAGGATTATTACAAAACATATGGTGTCATCATTCTTCACTAAAGCAAATATATGCATACTACATATCACAGAGGTGCAGTATTCTAGCTCAGCGTTTACCATTTGCTGGTGCAACTATCAACAATAAAAACcaatacaaacaatacaaatcATGTTTAAGTACTCTTCTAACAAATGTCTATCATGACGCTGTGTCTGGGTGGCTTATGGTAGcatcatttttttacaaaacaaagcaatacaGGAAAGCTTTACACATCATTAGGTATTCTCTATCGAAATGTACTTCCGATAAACTGTTCTTTGGAATGACTCTGTCAGATAATTATTACCAGTTACTTAAACTGCTGTCATTCAACAATAAAAGTGTTGTTTATCTTCTGAAAATAATGTTCGTAGATTGTATACGATTTAATGAGAATTCAGCGTTAACACCAGACGAACTTGTAATGGAGGGATGTAATAACGAATATTATATTCCATCCACAGCGTATGCTTATTTCCTTAGTGTTCTTTGTCATTATCACCTCAATGATGTTAGACATTGTCAGGATTCTAttcaagatttaaaaattgttataggAGAAAGATATTTGATGTCACATGTGAGGATTACAGCGGAGGCCTACACTTTATTGGGAATTGCTTTACAATTATTTGGCGACAAGGAATCCGCACGACAAGCTTTCTTACAGTCTTTGGAAATCTACACGGATGAATCGAACAATTCTGCCGCAATGAGACTTTTGTAA